The following proteins come from a genomic window of Corynebacterium hansenii:
- a CDS encoding helix-turn-helix transcriptional regulator: protein MVTGGKKPGKRTAKDAPKVPELSWARTLALVPYFAEPRQLTEASADLGIGYGQINEGLNFLAQLEMPGVPGKAAFAVKREGITAQVVPAADLLADPLHLTQEETSAMLLSLETLESSPMQRDAGVVRSAAAKLRGSAAGRPAVADTTPHAAADVAHADILATVRGAIADGRVLEIDYRSASGERSVRRVDPVSLVMVEDDPYLRAVDRRDDDSDGAAGDREAGTVVKSFRIDRMLGAAVTGERAKRHRAPEYAPDDPHGFLRDEGSWALVDIADDATWIADYDPVAWVHDQGDDGFVDGGPHPAWIPAANADRTIGFLLRRWPGAKAVEPVSLPKAVAQRARRGLRAYGETPNNG from the coding sequence ATGGTCACCGGCGGAAAGAAGCCCGGGAAGCGGACGGCGAAGGACGCCCCGAAGGTGCCCGAACTGTCGTGGGCGCGGACTCTGGCGCTCGTGCCCTACTTCGCGGAGCCCCGGCAGCTCACCGAGGCGTCCGCCGACCTGGGCATCGGCTACGGGCAGATCAACGAGGGACTGAACTTCCTGGCCCAGCTGGAAATGCCCGGCGTACCGGGCAAGGCGGCGTTCGCGGTCAAGCGCGAGGGCATCACCGCCCAGGTCGTTCCCGCGGCTGACCTGCTGGCCGACCCCCTGCATCTGACTCAGGAGGAGACGTCGGCGATGCTGCTGTCGCTGGAAACGCTCGAGTCGTCGCCGATGCAGCGCGACGCCGGCGTCGTCCGCTCGGCGGCGGCGAAACTGCGCGGGAGCGCGGCGGGGAGGCCCGCCGTCGCGGACACGACCCCGCATGCGGCCGCCGACGTCGCGCACGCCGACATCCTGGCCACCGTCCGCGGCGCCATCGCGGACGGCCGGGTGCTCGAAATCGACTACCGCAGCGCATCCGGCGAACGCAGCGTCCGGCGCGTGGACCCGGTTTCCCTGGTCATGGTCGAGGATGACCCGTATCTCCGGGCCGTCGACCGCCGAGACGACGACTCCGATGGCGCGGCCGGGGACAGGGAGGCGGGGACCGTCGTCAAGTCCTTCCGCATCGACCGCATGCTCGGCGCCGCGGTGACGGGGGAGAGGGCCAAACGGCACCGGGCCCCCGAATACGCGCCCGACGACCCCCACGGGTTCCTGCGCGACGAGGGGTCGTGGGCGCTGGTCGACATCGCCGACGACGCAACCTGGATCGCCGACTATGACCCGGTCGCGTGGGTGCACGACCAGGGCGACGACGGCTTCGTCGACGGCGGCCCGCATCCCGCCTGGATCCCCGCCGCCAACGCCGACCGGACCATCGGCTTCCTGCTCCGCCGCTGGCCGGGCGCGAAGGCCGTCGAACCGGTATCGTTGCCAAAGGCCGTGGCGCAACGGGCGCGCAGGGGACTGCGGGCGTATGGTGAAACCCCGAACAACGGGTGA
- the tatA gene encoding Sec-independent protein translocase subunit TatA, translating to MPNLGPTELIIIAVVLILLFGAKKLPDAARSLGRSMRIFKSEVKEMKNDDEQPEVPEQQAIQQAPQAQPQHPFVQQPPQQSPQAQPQQYQQQPQAQPQDHQQYPPQQPGTGEQR from the coding sequence ATGCCGAATCTCGGCCCCACCGAGCTCATCATCATCGCCGTCGTCCTCATCCTGCTCTTCGGCGCGAAGAAGCTGCCCGACGCCGCCCGGTCCCTGGGCCGGTCCATGCGCATCTTCAAGTCCGAGGTCAAGGAAATGAAGAACGACGACGAGCAGCCGGAGGTTCCGGAGCAGCAGGCCATCCAGCAGGCCCCGCAGGCCCAGCCGCAGCACCCCTTCGTGCAGCAGCCGCCGCAGCAGTCTCCGCAGGCCCAGCCGCAGCAGTACCAGCAGCAGCCGCAGGCTCAGCCGCAGGACCACCAGCAGTACCCGCCGCAGCAGCCGGGCACCGGCGAGCAGCGCTGA
- the tatC gene encoding twin-arginine translocase subunit TatC translates to MSIVEHIQELRSRLLKALAGVVVGTIIGFTWYQFSFTMGPWKLPFGDATFGPAHFMSLGELLKEPYCQLPPEQRFGGAGSEECRLLATSPFEMFMLRLKVGALAGLVISAPWWLYQIWAYITPGLVRKERRYTLIAVTSAALLFSAGAVLAYFVVSYGLEFLLQMGDNAQIAALTGERYFNFLLALILIFGVSFELPLFIIMLNIVGVLRYETMRDKRRLIILMLFIFAAFMTPGQDPVSMVVLAVSLTVLMEVAIQFTRINDRRRENERPEWMDLDDDQSSGPITASGGIGESGGIEAPTPVSASGAVGGASPIDGVAPIGGSGPVAGTAPVNASPTPRTRPTRNSRPAPPAPPQPDVTPDLSTRSSTDFDDVL, encoded by the coding sequence ATGTCGATCGTCGAGCACATCCAGGAGCTGCGCTCCCGGCTGCTCAAGGCCCTCGCGGGCGTCGTCGTCGGCACCATCATCGGCTTCACGTGGTACCAGTTCTCCTTCACGATGGGCCCGTGGAAGCTGCCCTTCGGCGATGCGACCTTCGGCCCCGCGCACTTCATGTCGCTGGGCGAGCTGCTGAAGGAGCCCTACTGCCAGCTGCCGCCGGAACAGCGGTTCGGCGGCGCGGGCAGCGAGGAATGCCGCCTGCTGGCGACGAGCCCCTTCGAGATGTTCATGCTGCGCCTGAAGGTCGGCGCCCTCGCCGGCCTGGTGATCTCCGCGCCGTGGTGGCTCTACCAGATCTGGGCGTACATCACGCCGGGCCTGGTTCGGAAGGAGCGCCGCTACACCCTCATCGCCGTCACGTCGGCGGCCCTGCTGTTCTCGGCGGGTGCGGTGCTGGCCTACTTCGTCGTTTCCTACGGACTCGAGTTCCTCCTTCAGATGGGCGACAACGCCCAGATCGCCGCTCTGACGGGTGAGAGGTACTTCAACTTCCTTCTCGCCCTGATCTTGATCTTCGGCGTCAGCTTCGAGCTGCCGCTGTTCATCATCATGCTCAACATCGTCGGCGTGCTGCGGTACGAGACGATGAGGGACAAGCGGCGCCTGATCATCCTGATGCTGTTCATCTTCGCCGCGTTCATGACGCCGGGCCAGGACCCGGTGTCGATGGTGGTTCTCGCGGTGTCCCTGACGGTCCTGATGGAAGTCGCGATTCAGTTCACCCGAATCAACGACCGTCGCCGGGAAAACGAACGCCCGGAGTGGATGGACCTCGACGACGACCAGTCGTCGGGCCCGATCACCGCATCCGGCGGCATCGGCGAGTCCGGCGGAATCGAGGCACCGACGCCGGTGTCCGCTTCCGGCGCCGTCGGCGGGGCGTCGCCCATCGACGGGGTTGCCCCGATCGGCGGGTCGGGCCCCGTCGCCGGCACCGCCCCGGTGAATGCGTCGCCGACCCCGCGGACCCGGCCGACGCGCAACTCGCGCCCGGCACCGCCGGCGCCACCGCAGCCGGACGTCACGCCGGATCTGTCCACGCGTTCGTCGACGGATTTCGACGACGTGCTCTGA
- a CDS encoding amidase family protein, with amino-acid sequence MRLPFIADALGASFAVTAIAVFIVTAAILLGIYAFIRKRRGLKWGKAVPALLIVIALIVGVVAGALKGMQQPGGLNRQVGKVLTLDENTNKFPRQIEVDMAAFDALIDRVGEDRLREMKDRFTGADMTARHKMRVEHGYTSSDMLAYYVWQMKGQGGGSTAKDAKGNAYYRAVMELDPRAIEAAEKAGEADPNNPMHGAIVLVKGNIAVDGLVNDSGSWALADSKATADSDVVKHLREGGAIIAGRTNQSEFANFLTTRGPNGFSGRGGQTLSPQGPLTVDPLGSSTGSATAVALDYADVTIGTETSGSVLAPAGAAGVVGLKAAHEGCSISGIVPIDDRIDSVGFLGRSLRDVQLAHDATCWKGKASGDAAAEKPGDEESATADRDKTAKDGAKPKKIMVLGEVPQSLKDLAKKGDLEVVEAPQKVKDLAGELDKANAEDILLGGFGPSLEKHLRGSTGAAKTVGDVAKYFDDNPDTAPYGFDTLRNSADFDADERAKGAKELEKVKKLVADVDAELRAAGVDALVTQSTDLATFSLAGVPRISVPLEKKPAGEMLGEESPEVAFQVTAARQDALPQVMAIAEALKPDAR; translated from the coding sequence GTGAGATTGCCATTCATCGCGGATGCGCTCGGAGCATCCTTCGCAGTGACCGCCATCGCGGTCTTCATCGTCACCGCCGCCATCCTGCTGGGCATCTACGCGTTCATCAGGAAGCGCCGCGGACTCAAATGGGGCAAGGCGGTCCCCGCCCTGCTCATCGTCATCGCGCTCATCGTCGGCGTCGTCGCCGGGGCTCTCAAGGGGATGCAGCAGCCGGGCGGACTCAACCGGCAGGTGGGCAAGGTGCTCACGCTGGACGAGAACACCAACAAGTTCCCCCGCCAGATCGAAGTCGACATGGCCGCGTTCGACGCCCTCATCGACCGGGTCGGCGAGGATCGCCTCCGCGAGATGAAGGACCGCTTCACGGGCGCCGACATGACCGCGCGCCACAAGATGCGCGTGGAGCACGGGTACACGTCCTCCGACATGCTCGCGTACTACGTGTGGCAGATGAAGGGCCAGGGCGGCGGCAGCACGGCCAAGGACGCCAAGGGCAACGCCTACTACCGGGCCGTCATGGAACTCGACCCCCGCGCCATCGAAGCCGCCGAGAAGGCGGGCGAGGCCGACCCGAACAACCCGATGCACGGCGCGATCGTCCTGGTGAAGGGCAACATCGCCGTCGACGGGCTGGTCAACGATTCCGGCAGCTGGGCGCTCGCCGACTCGAAGGCGACGGCGGACTCCGACGTCGTCAAGCATCTCCGCGAAGGCGGCGCGATCATCGCCGGCCGCACGAACCAGTCGGAATTCGCGAACTTCCTGACCACCCGCGGACCCAACGGCTTCTCCGGCAGGGGCGGCCAGACGCTGAGCCCCCAGGGGCCGCTCACCGTCGACCCGCTCGGCTCGTCGACGGGGTCGGCGACCGCCGTCGCGCTGGACTACGCCGACGTGACCATCGGCACCGAGACCTCCGGTTCCGTGCTCGCGCCCGCCGGTGCGGCCGGCGTGGTCGGCCTCAAGGCCGCCCACGAGGGCTGCTCCATTTCCGGCATCGTCCCCATCGACGATCGCATCGACTCGGTCGGGTTCCTCGGCCGCAGCCTCCGCGACGTCCAACTCGCCCACGACGCGACGTGCTGGAAGGGCAAGGCCTCCGGCGACGCCGCGGCGGAGAAGCCGGGCGACGAAGAATCCGCGACCGCGGACCGGGACAAGACCGCGAAGGACGGCGCCAAGCCGAAGAAGATCATGGTGCTCGGCGAGGTCCCGCAGTCTCTGAAGGACCTGGCGAAGAAGGGCGACCTCGAAGTCGTCGAGGCGCCCCAGAAGGTCAAGGACCTCGCCGGCGAGCTCGACAAGGCCAACGCCGAGGACATCCTCCTGGGCGGGTTCGGCCCCTCACTGGAGAAGCATCTGCGCGGTTCCACGGGCGCCGCGAAGACGGTGGGCGACGTCGCCAAGTACTTCGACGACAACCCCGACACCGCCCCCTACGGCTTCGACACGCTGCGCAACTCCGCGGACTTCGACGCCGACGAACGCGCCAAGGGGGCCAAGGAGCTGGAGAAGGTGAAGAAGCTCGTCGCCGACGTCGACGCCGAACTGCGCGCCGCCGGCGTCGACGCGCTGGTGACCCAGTCGACCGACCTGGCGACGTTCTCGCTGGCCGGCGTGCCGCGCATCTCCGTGCCGCTGGAAAAGAAGCCCGCCGGCGAGATGCTCGGCGAAGAGTCGCCCGAGGTCGCCTTCCAGGTCACCGCCGCCCGGCAGGACGCGCTGCCGCAGGTGATGGCCATCGCCGAGGCCCTCAAGCCCGACGCCCGCTGA
- a CDS encoding DEAD/DEAH box helicase, whose product MTLLDDFIADLGFAPDDFQLRACRAIEAGRGVLVCAPTGAGKTVVGEFAIRAAFADGGKCFYTTPIKALSNQKYHDLVDVYGEEKVGLLTGDVSRNGDADVVVMTTEVLRNMLYAQSPTLNRLSHVVMDEIHYLADRERGPVWEEVILNLDESVKLVGLSATVSNSEEFGDWLSTVRGHTEVVVTDHRPVPLSQHMLVGQRLYPLFEAGGTEVNRDLLQAAARAESGYDGGGGGVHGGHGGHGGRGFKGGGQGGPGRSGGRGRRGSDDSGGGDYLGGGKFARHQWKQREETQKWRPPRRGDVVKLLGSRSMLPAIVFIFSRAGCEGALQQLGASRMELTDMGEQEEIAAIIDAGVADIPPEDLEVLGFRRWRRTVVRGFAAHHAGMLPAFRHIVEKLFNRGLVKVVFATETLALGINMPARTVVLEKLVKFNGEAHVDLTPGQYTQMTGRAGRRGIDTQGNAVVQWAPAMDPKWVAGLASTRTYPLVSTFTPGYNMSINLLRTLGHAEARKMMEKSFAQFQADGDVVGDVAELERARARVEQLKAEMGTAGADVEGLLAYLELRSTISAEEKAAKRRNIEDRHTETVTVLRRLRRGEVIAIPMGKKAQLAVVVREDNSPHNPRPTVVGVGGFTGRIEPDAFPSAPEVLGRVKVPGDAARHPKRAVSIIRSEIDRRNIRGPKRLRRRTAVTSPELKRLRRELRDHPLHGDPAVESVARDADALRRAQNTVKTLERRVSAASDTLARTFDRVLDLLGEMDYVEWPDGAADGDADRGEPYVSEEGERLARIHNASDLLAAQCLRRGIWDDLDPAELAGAVSTLVFENRRATQGSDEVPTEPLAAAISDTYRIWQELASDEQRHRLPMTRMPDLAFATAVHQWTAGAPLGYCLAAAKDAGAELTPGDFVRWCRQVVDLLSQVRQTGYSTRIRDNATQAVQAIRRGVVALGH is encoded by the coding sequence ATGACCCTTCTGGACGACTTCATCGCCGACCTGGGCTTCGCCCCCGATGATTTCCAGCTCCGCGCCTGCCGCGCCATCGAGGCCGGGCGCGGAGTTCTCGTGTGCGCCCCCACCGGCGCCGGCAAAACCGTCGTCGGCGAATTCGCCATCCGCGCTGCCTTCGCAGACGGCGGAAAGTGCTTCTACACCACGCCGATCAAGGCGCTGAGCAACCAGAAGTACCACGACCTCGTCGACGTCTACGGCGAGGAGAAGGTCGGCCTGCTCACCGGCGACGTCTCGCGCAACGGCGACGCCGACGTCGTCGTCATGACCACCGAAGTGCTGCGCAACATGCTCTACGCGCAGTCGCCGACGCTGAACCGCCTGAGCCACGTGGTCATGGACGAGATCCACTACCTCGCCGACCGCGAGCGCGGGCCGGTGTGGGAGGAGGTCATCCTCAACCTCGACGAATCGGTGAAGCTCGTCGGCCTGTCCGCGACGGTGTCCAACTCCGAGGAATTCGGAGACTGGCTGTCCACCGTCCGCGGCCACACCGAAGTCGTGGTCACCGACCACCGCCCGGTGCCGCTGAGCCAGCACATGCTCGTCGGCCAGCGCCTGTATCCGCTGTTCGAGGCCGGCGGGACCGAAGTCAACCGCGATCTGCTCCAGGCCGCCGCGCGCGCCGAATCCGGCTACGACGGCGGCGGCGGGGGAGTCCACGGCGGACACGGAGGGCACGGCGGCCGCGGCTTCAAGGGCGGGGGCCAGGGCGGCCCCGGCCGATCCGGTGGCCGCGGGCGCCGCGGTTCCGACGACTCCGGCGGCGGCGACTACCTCGGGGGCGGCAAGTTTGCCCGCCACCAGTGGAAGCAGCGGGAGGAAACGCAGAAGTGGCGGCCCCCGCGGCGGGGGGACGTCGTCAAGCTGCTCGGTTCGCGCTCGATGCTGCCCGCGATCGTCTTCATCTTCTCCCGCGCCGGCTGCGAGGGCGCGCTGCAGCAGCTCGGGGCCTCTCGGATGGAGCTCACCGACATGGGCGAGCAGGAGGAGATCGCCGCGATCATCGACGCCGGCGTCGCCGACATCCCGCCCGAGGATCTCGAGGTGCTCGGCTTCCGGCGCTGGCGGCGCACGGTGGTCCGCGGATTCGCCGCGCACCATGCCGGGATGCTGCCGGCGTTCCGGCACATCGTGGAAAAGCTGTTCAACCGCGGCCTGGTCAAGGTCGTGTTCGCCACGGAGACGCTGGCGCTGGGCATCAACATGCCCGCGCGCACCGTGGTGCTGGAGAAGCTGGTCAAGTTCAACGGCGAGGCGCACGTCGACCTGACGCCCGGCCAGTACACGCAGATGACGGGCCGCGCGGGCCGCCGCGGCATCGACACCCAGGGCAACGCGGTGGTGCAGTGGGCGCCGGCGATGGACCCCAAGTGGGTCGCCGGCCTGGCGTCGACGCGCACGTACCCGCTGGTGTCCACGTTCACGCCCGGCTACAACATGTCCATCAACCTGCTGCGCACCCTCGGCCACGCCGAAGCGCGGAAGATGATGGAGAAGTCCTTCGCCCAGTTCCAGGCCGACGGGGACGTCGTCGGCGACGTGGCCGAGTTGGAGCGCGCCCGGGCGCGCGTCGAGCAGTTGAAGGCCGAGATGGGCACCGCCGGCGCCGACGTCGAGGGCCTGCTGGCCTACCTGGAGCTGCGGTCGACCATTTCCGCGGAGGAGAAGGCCGCCAAGCGCCGCAACATCGAGGACCGCCACACCGAGACCGTCACCGTGCTGCGGCGCCTGCGGCGCGGCGAGGTCATCGCCATCCCGATGGGCAAGAAGGCCCAGCTGGCGGTGGTGGTGCGCGAGGACAATTCGCCCCACAATCCCCGCCCGACCGTCGTCGGCGTCGGCGGTTTCACCGGCCGCATCGAGCCCGACGCGTTCCCCAGCGCCCCCGAGGTGCTCGGCCGCGTGAAGGTCCCCGGTGACGCCGCCCGCCATCCCAAGCGCGCGGTGAGCATCATCCGGTCGGAGATCGACCGCCGCAACATCCGCGGCCCCAAGCGCCTGCGCCGCCGCACGGCGGTCACGTCGCCGGAGCTCAAGCGCCTGCGCCGCGAGCTGCGCGACCACCCCCTGCACGGCGATCCCGCGGTGGAGTCGGTGGCCCGGGACGCGGATGCTTTGCGACGCGCCCAGAACACCGTGAAGACCCTGGAGCGGCGCGTCTCGGCGGCCTCGGACACGCTGGCGCGCACCTTCGATCGCGTGCTGGACCTGCTCGGCGAGATGGACTACGTCGAGTGGCCCGATGGCGCGGCCGATGGTGACGCCGATCGCGGCGAGCCCTACGTTTCCGAGGAGGGCGAACGCCTGGCGCGGATCCACAACGCCTCCGACCTCCTGGCCGCCCAATGCCTGCGCCGGGGGATCTGGGATGACCTGGATCCGGCCGAACTCGCGGGCGCGGTGTCGACGCTGGTGTTCGAGAATCGCCGGGCCACCCAGGGCTCCGACGAAGTGCCCACCGAGCCGCTGGCCGCCGCGATCTCCGACACGTACCGCATCTGGCAGGAACTCGCGTCCGACGAGCAGCGCCATCGCCTGCCCATGACCCGCATGCCGGACCTCGCCTTCGCCACCGCCGTCCACCAGTGGACCGCCGGCGCCCCGCTGGGGTATTGCCTGGCGGCGGCGAAGGATGCCGGCGCCGAGCTCACGCCGGGCGATTTCGTCCGCTGGTGCCGGCAGGTGGTCGATCTGCTGTCGCAGGTCCGGCAAACGGGGTACTCCACCAGGATCCGCGACAATGCCACGCAGGCGGTGCAGGCGATTCGCCGCGGCGTGGTCGCGCTGGGGCATTAG
- a CDS encoding carboxymuconolactone decarboxylase family protein gives MDDTSRDRGQDPALDRPASPPLPAGRPGPGSRRQLGLLNGAIEAIGARATGRRRLGVFATIGRAKRLFRGWLIYSATMMPFGELSRTDTELVILRVAHGRGADYERDHHRVIGKRAGLTDAEIAAVDRRDHGFTGHRGAMLAVADQLVAKRDVDDATWAELTRHLTDRECVALVQLVTHYDGLATALHVLGTPPDEKR, from the coding sequence ATGGACGATACTTCCCGCGATCGCGGCCAGGACCCCGCCCTCGACCGCCCCGCCAGCCCGCCGTTGCCCGCCGGCCGCCCCGGCCCGGGAAGCCGCAGGCAGTTGGGCCTGCTGAACGGGGCGATCGAAGCCATCGGCGCCCGCGCCACGGGCCGCCGCCGCCTGGGCGTGTTCGCAACCATCGGCCGCGCGAAACGTCTGTTCCGCGGCTGGCTCATCTATTCGGCGACGATGATGCCCTTCGGCGAACTGTCGCGGACGGACACCGAGCTGGTCATCCTTCGCGTCGCCCACGGCCGCGGCGCGGACTACGAGCGGGACCATCACAGGGTCATCGGCAAGAGGGCGGGCTTGACCGATGCGGAAATCGCCGCCGTCGACCGCCGCGACCACGGTTTCACCGGACACCGCGGGGCGATGCTCGCGGTTGCGGATCAGCTCGTCGCAAAGCGAGACGTCGACGACGCCACCTGGGCGGAGCTGACCCGCCACCTGACCGACCGGGAATGCGTGGCGCTGGTGCAGCTTGTCACGCATTACGACGGCCTGGCCACCGCCCTCCACGTCCTGGGCACGCCGCCCGACGAGAAGCGGTAG
- a CDS encoding SDR family oxidoreductase: MNDDATDARPVDPRPLAVVTGAASGIGRGLAISLAGDGWRVAMADRNPAGLADTAEAARRAAGPGNHPVVDSAELDIADFDAVKGWADGVVAKHGAPRDVYNAAGISVWGDPTTLPHAKWRGVIDINLMGTIHIVEAFTPSMADAGRGRLVCVSSAAGILGLPWHGAYSASKAGVLGLCEVLRFDLAPKGISVHAVVPGAVDTPLVRTIDIDGIDRDAPRVTKATKLFRNHAISPAKAAAIIRYEVDAGTYLIPTSPDVPVGRWAQVNMPWAYRGAMKLLNRGLRWAADGAAADRAK, from the coding sequence GTGAACGACGACGCGACTGACGCACGCCCCGTGGACCCGCGCCCGCTGGCGGTGGTCACCGGCGCCGCATCCGGCATCGGCCGCGGCCTGGCCATCTCGCTGGCCGGCGACGGCTGGCGCGTGGCCATGGCCGACCGCAACCCCGCCGGGCTGGCCGACACCGCCGAAGCGGCGCGCCGGGCGGCCGGTCCGGGCAACCACCCCGTCGTCGATTCCGCCGAACTGGACATCGCCGACTTCGATGCGGTGAAGGGATGGGCGGACGGCGTCGTCGCAAAGCACGGCGCCCCGCGGGACGTGTACAACGCCGCCGGGATCTCCGTGTGGGGCGACCCGACGACGCTGCCGCACGCGAAATGGCGCGGCGTCATCGACATCAACCTGATGGGCACCATCCACATCGTCGAGGCGTTCACCCCGTCGATGGCCGACGCCGGGCGCGGGCGGCTGGTGTGCGTCTCGTCGGCCGCCGGGATCCTCGGGCTGCCGTGGCACGGCGCGTATTCCGCGTCGAAGGCCGGGGTGCTCGGCCTGTGCGAGGTGCTGCGATTCGACCTCGCGCCCAAGGGGATCTCCGTCCACGCCGTGGTGCCCGGTGCCGTGGACACGCCGCTGGTGCGCACCATCGACATCGACGGCATCGACCGCGACGCCCCGCGCGTGACCAAGGCGACGAAGCTGTTCCGCAACCACGCCATCTCGCCGGCGAAGGCCGCGGCGATCATCCGTTACGAGGTCGACGCCGGCACGTACCTCATCCCCACCTCCCCCGACGTGCCGGTCGGCCGGTGGGCGCAGGTGAACATGCCGTGGGCCTACCGCGGCGCGATGAAGCTGCTCAACCGCGGCCTGCGCTGGGCCGCCGACGGCGCCGCGGCCGACCGCGCGAAGTAG
- a CDS encoding alpha/beta hydrolase gives MNHRPDPLTRIIARAGRGIMALPAPVLRLVARPPRNGRGYLLDADVAMSLAMLERLGPAKGIREIPAAKARKGLDREAYLAAGPRPKIRTRGEIIAGVGVRRYFGFPLADATAPVVMYLHGGGWALGSLDSHDAPCLRLAESAGVDVVSVDYRLAPEHPFPAGLDDAMAVYAALVGDGPGPHRRVAVMGDSAGANLAAAVCLEAKRLGLPQPALQGLIVPVTDVAAWIGGRDAWTGSGREFETGYFLASADMAGFADLYIGDGTRDSASPELAVDPRVSPLYAEDLSGLAPAFVALAGFDPLRDEGEAYAARLADAGVPVTVKMHRGLVHPFLNSPGLWRASRRAIDELAGAVRLALEVRQ, from the coding sequence ATGAACCACCGCCCCGACCCGTTGACCAGGATCATCGCGAGGGCAGGACGCGGCATCATGGCGCTGCCGGCGCCGGTGCTGCGTCTGGTCGCCCGGCCGCCGCGCAATGGGCGGGGGTATCTGCTGGACGCGGACGTGGCCATGTCGCTGGCCATGCTCGAGCGCCTCGGCCCGGCGAAGGGCATCCGGGAGATCCCGGCCGCCAAGGCCCGCAAGGGACTGGACCGCGAGGCGTACCTCGCCGCCGGGCCGCGGCCGAAGATCCGCACGCGCGGGGAAATCATCGCCGGCGTCGGCGTGCGCAGGTACTTCGGTTTTCCGCTTGCCGACGCCACCGCGCCCGTAGTCATGTATCTCCATGGGGGCGGCTGGGCGCTGGGATCCCTGGATTCGCACGACGCCCCGTGCCTGCGCCTGGCCGAGTCCGCCGGCGTCGACGTGGTCTCCGTGGATTACCGGCTGGCGCCGGAGCACCCCTTCCCGGCGGGGCTCGACGACGCCATGGCCGTGTACGCGGCGCTGGTGGGCGACGGTCCGGGGCCGCACCGCCGCGTGGCGGTCATGGGCGACTCCGCCGGCGCGAACCTCGCCGCCGCCGTGTGCCTGGAGGCCAAGCGCCTCGGGCTGCCTCAGCCGGCGCTGCAGGGCCTGATCGTGCCGGTGACCGACGTCGCCGCGTGGATCGGCGGCCGCGACGCCTGGACCGGCAGCGGCCGCGAGTTCGAGACCGGGTACTTCCTCGCCTCCGCCGACATGGCCGGGTTCGCCGACCTCTACATCGGCGACGGCACCCGGGATTCGGCCTCGCCGGAGCTCGCCGTGGATCCGAGGGTGTCGCCGCTGTACGCCGAAGACCTCTCCGGGCTCGCCCCCGCGTTCGTCGCGCTGGCCGGCTTCGACCCGCTGCGCGACGAGGGAGAGGCCTACGCCGCCCGTCTCGCCGACGCCGGCGTGCCCGTGACCGTGAAAATGCACCGCGGCCTGGTCCACCCCTTCCTCAACTCCCCCGGCCTGTGGCGCGCCTCGCGCCGGGCCATCGACGAACTCGCCGGCGCCGTGCGCCTGGCCCTGGAGGTCCGACAGTGA